Proteins from one Palaemon carinicauda isolate YSFRI2023 chromosome 44, ASM3689809v2, whole genome shotgun sequence genomic window:
- the LOC137634247 gene encoding uncharacterized protein isoform X1, producing MSTLKEIVSLGKEMGYEGDNLRDFVEKERLIRERALEREREMEREEREREREEREREREERAVEREIRKQQLEVERLKLQMQGNEKDSSLCKPSLPKLPVFNDITDSIDAYILRFERLAVSAGWSKDIWAVSLASLLQGKALETYQHLSPVEAKDFDSVKEALLRCFQCTSEGYRLRFRNCKFFKNETAQQFGNRLKNNLKRWVELADCEETFDDLFDLILIEQFLNACDKDMVVFLKEHEMKTFDQVVKYAEMYMEAHLNYGKKSLSGGHEKHGASASKVTTGDSKWQTDADSDRKVTARNCYVCGRGNHLAKDCFERFGGPKRKGASKGATEKAAVVGHGGKLMVDKGTVEGVDVNVFRDPGCTTVLVKRALVPKHKFTGKYVDLKMANNQVFRYPEAIVDVVSPYFTGETLAACMPDPIYDLVIGAIDGSTDGLSTEVSAVTTRLQNQMQEKKLKGPSKLKVKEVINLMQNENIGKLQAEDGTLKKVFEHAKSNRVFVKNENKSHCFVVKKGILYCRVQNEGIINDQLVVPDKFRHAVIELAHDSLMSGHLGIQKTTARIQSNFYWPGMSVQITRFCRSCDACQRTVDKGRVKKVKLGRMPLIQEPFQRVAVDIVGPIEPRASDGSRYILTIVDYATRYPEAVALRNIDSVTVAEALLSVFSRVGIPKEVLSDRGTQFTSEVMREFNRLLSIKSITTTPYHAMCNGLVEKFNGVLKKMLRRMCTEQPKMWPRYIDPLLFAYREVPQSSTKFSPFELVYGHTVRGPLSLLRELWENEDNAIEDSTRTTYEYVVDMRERLQDTCRLAQEELERARDKYQCYYDKNACKREINEGDKVLLLLPTSNNKLLVQWQGPFEVVKKVNRYNFVLNINGVERKYHINMLKLYYDRISEGNNVKGKFVEAEGSGDLKSGAVLFTDDQEGDDLACVAVISEDSDEYEVTVVPSDIQSEDVSNVKINQELSEDKKEEVARILQEYKNVFTDVPGRTNVIEHVINLSSKGPVRCRPYPVPYALQQDIDREIERMLKLRVIECSNSPYATPLIVVKKKDGSNRMCLDFRKINKLTVFDSEPMPDQNLIMTRVSKSRYFTKIDLSKGYWQIPLEKESREVTAFQTNRGLLQFTTMPFGLVNAGATFNRMMRKLFNGVKNVELFVDDILIHSQGWEEHKETLRLVLDILRKAFLTAKPSKTEIGYFSVEYLGSKIGNGISRTAEDKVSKVLNVDTPKTKREVKSFLGLTGYYRHYIPDYATIAAPLTDLIKKSQPNVVNWSLCHQESFEKLKNILSSHPIVRLPDLTKDFVLQVDASNVGLGAILMQYVDGERWPVQYASRKLKGAEQNYSVIEKECLAVVWAVKKFYQYLYGKAFVIESDHQPLKYLNSAGHINSRLMRWAMYLQQFEYTIHNIPGKENVGPDCLSRL from the coding sequence ATGAgtactttaaaagaaattgttagtttggggaaggaaatgggttacgaaggtgataatttaagggattttgttgaaaaggaaagacttaTTCGAGAGCGGGCActagaaagggaaagggaaatggagagagaagaaagggaaagagagagagaagaaagggaaagagagagagaagaaagggcagtagaaagggaaatacgaaagcagcaattagaagtcgaacgattaaagttacagatgcagggaaatgaaaaagattctagtttgtgtaaaccctcgctacctaaactgcctgtttttaatgatataactgatagtattgacgcctatattttaagatttgaacgtttagccgttagtgctggctggagcaaagacatttgggctgttagtttagcatcattattacaagggaaagctttggaaacttaccagcacctttcacctgttgaagctaaagatttcgatagtgttaaagaggcattattacgttgttttcagtgtacttcggaaggatatagattgagatttcgtaactgtaaattctttaagaacgagaccgctcagcaatttgggaatagattgaaaaataaccttaagaggtgggtggaattagcagattgtgaagaaacatttgatgacttgtttgatttaattttaatagaacaatttttaaatgcttgtgacaaagatatggttgtattcttgaaggaacatgaaatgaaaacatttgatcaaGTTGTAAAATATGCCGAGATGTATATGGAGGCCCATTTAAATTATGGCAAAAAGAGTTTAAGTGGTGGTCATGAAAAGCACGGTGCCTCTGCAAGTAAAGTTACCACTGGGGATAGTAAATGGCAAACGGATGCCGATAGTGATAGGAAGGTTACGGCAAGAAATTGTTACGTATGTGGTCGTGGTAATCACCTTGCTAAAGATTGTTTTGAAAGGTTTGGGGGTCCAAAACGTAAAGGTGCGAGTAAGGGTGCGACAGAGAAAGCAGCTGTGGTTGGTCACGGGGGCAAGTTAATGGTGGATAAAGGTACAGTGGAAGGAGTAGACGTTAATGTATTTCGTGATCCCGGTTGTACCACGGTGTTAGTTAAGAGGGCTTTAGTGCCGAAACACAAGTTTACTGGTAAGTATGTTGACCTTAAAATGGCTAATAACCAAGTTTTTAGATATCCTGAGGCTATTGTTGATGTTGTCTCGCCATATTTCACGGGCGAAACCTTAGCTGCCTGCATGCCTGATCCTATTTATGATTTAGTGATTGGGGCTATTGATGGTTCGACTGACGGGTTGAGTACGGAGGTTAGTGCTGTTACTACCCGACTGCAGAAtcaaatgcaagagaaaaagttaaagggaccgtcaaagcttaaggtcaaagaagttataaatttaatgcagaatgagaatatagggaaattacaggctgaagatgggactctaaaaaaggtttttgagcatgcgaagtcaaatagggtctttgtgaagaatgagaataaatctcattgcttcgtagttaagaaaggtatattatattgtagagtgcaaaatgaaggcattattaatgatcagttagttgttcctgataaatttcgtcatgcagtaatagaattggctcacgattccttaatgagtggacatttaggaatacagaaaaccacagcacgtatacaaagtaatttttattggccAGGTATGTCGGTGCAGATAACAAGATTTTGCAGGTCGTGTGACGCTTGTCAACGCACGGTTGACAAGGGAAGAGTTAAAAAGGTGAAGTTGGGAAGAATGCCCCTGATTCAAGAACCCTTTCAGCGTGTTGCGGTGGACATAGTGGGTCCGATTGAACCCCGTGCCAGCGACGGATCAAGATATATTCTCACCATTGTTGACTATGCTACACGTTATCCTGAGGCAGTAGCTCTGAGGAATATAGATTCAGTTACTGTAGCTGAGGCTTTGCTGTCGGTATTCAGTCgagtgggaattccaaaggaggtgttatctgacaggggaacacagttcacctctgaagtaatgcgtgaatttaatcgcttgttatctattaagagtattactactaccccatatcatgctatgtgcaatggtttagtagaaaagtttaatggagtgttgaagaaaatgctcagacgtatgtgtacagaacaaccaaagatgtggcctaggtacattgatcctttattatttgcatatcgtgaagttccgcagtctagtaccaaattctctccgtttgagttagtatatggtcatactgtgaggggaccacttagtttattgagggagctgtgggaaaatgaagataatgcaattgaggatagcacgaggaccacatacgagtatgtagtagacatgagagaaaggttacaggatacatgtaggctggctcaagaagagttagagagggctagagataagtatcagtgttactatgataaaaatgcttgtaaaagggaaataaatgaaggggacaaggtcctgttgctgttgcccacaagtaacaataagcttctagtgcagtggcaaggtccatttgaagtggtaaagaaagttaataggtataattttgttcttaatattaatgGGGTTGAGCGCAAATACCACATTAACATGCTTAAGTTATATTATGATAGGATAAGTGAAGGCAATAACGTGAAGGGTAAGTTTGTTGAGGCAGAGGGCAGTGGGGATCTCAAATCTGGAGCTGTACTTTTCACAGATGATCAGGAGGGTGATGATCTTGCATGTGTGGCAGTGATTAGTGAGGATAGTGATGAATATGAGGTAACAGTTGTGCCAAGTGATATTCAGAGTGAAGATGtgtctaatgttaaaattaatcaggagttatctgaagataaaaaggaggaggtagctagaatattacaagaatacaagaatgtgtttactgatgtaccaggtagaactaatgtgattgaacatgtgataaacctgtctagtaagggtcctgtaaggtgtagaccatatcctgtaccttatgctctgcagcaagatatagatagggagattgaaagaatgctcaaattacgagttatcgagtgctcaaattctccttatgctacacctttgatagtggtaaagaaaaaagatggcagtaatcggatgtgcttagattttaggaagataaacaagcttacggtatttgattcggaacccatgccagatcagaacttaattatgactcgcgtaagtaagagcaggtattttacgaaaattgacctctctaaaggatattggcaaataccTTTAGAAAAAGAGAGTAGAGAAGTAACCGCTTTTCAAACTAATAGAGGACTCCTTCAGTTTACAACTATGCCATTTGGTTTGgtaaatgctggtgctacttttaaccgtatgatgaggaaattatttaatggtgtgaaaaatgtagagctgtttgttgatgatattttgattcattcacaggggtgggaagagcacaaggaaactttgcggctggtactggatattttaagaaaagcatttctcacagctaagccgtccaaaacggaaattggttatttttcagttgagtatttgggcagtaagatcggtaacggtatatctcggacagctgaggacaaagtaagtaaggtattaaatgtagacacaccaaagacaaaaagggaggtaaagtcttttcttggtttgactggatactatcgccattatatccctgactatgctactattgctgcacctctaacagatcttataaagaaatctcaacccaatgtagtaaactggagcctgtgtcaccaagaatcttttgaaaagttaaagaacattttaagtagccatccaatagttaggttgcctgatttaaccaaagattttgtgttgcaggtagatgcatcaaatgtgggtttaggggcaatccttatgcaatatgttgatggcgaacgttggccagtgcaatatgctagcaggaaactcaaaggtgcagagcagaattactctgtaatcgagaaggaatgcctcgcagtagtgtgggctgtaaagaagttttaccaatatctatacgggaaggcattcgtcatagaatctgatcaccaacctttgaagtacttaaactctgctggtcacattaacagtagactaatgcgctgggccatgtatttacaacagtttgaatataccatacataatattcctggtaaagaaaatgttggtccagactgcttgagtaggttgtaa
- the LOC137634247 gene encoding uncharacterized protein isoform X2, translated as MSTLKEIVSLGKEMGYEGDNLRDFVEKERLIRERALEREREMEREEREREREEREREREERAVEREIRKQQLEVERLKLQMQGNEKDSSLCKPSLPKLPVFNDITDSIDAYILRFERLAVSAGWSKDIWAVSLASLLQGKALETYQHLSPVEAKDFDSVKEALLRCFQCTSEGYRLRFRNCKFFKNETAQQFGNRLKNNLKRWVELADCEETFDDLFDLILIEQFLNACDKDMVVFLKEHEMKTFDQVVKYAEMYMEAHLNYGKKSLSGGHEKHGASASKVTTGDSKWQTDADSDRKVTARNCYVCGRGNHLAKDCFERFGGPKRKGASKGATEKAAVVGHGGKLMVDKGTVEGVDVNVFRDPGCTTVLVKRALVPKHKFTGKYVDLKMANNQVFRYPEAIVDVVSPYFTGETLAACMPDPIYDLVIGAIDGSTDGLSTEVSAVTTRLQNQMQEKKLKGPSKLKVKEVINLMQNENIGKLQAEDGTLKKVFEHAKSNRVFVKNENKSHCFVVKKGILYCRVQNEGIINDQLVVPDKFRHAVIELAHDSLMSGHLGIQKTTARIQSNFYWPGMSVQITRFCRSCDACQRTVDKGRVKKVKLGRMPLIQEPFQRVAVDIVGPIEPRASDGSRYILTIVDYATRYPEAVALRNIDSVTVAEALLSVFSRVGIPKEVLSDRGTQFTSEVMREFNRLLSIKSITTTPYHAMCNGLVEKFNGVLKKMLRRMCTEQPKMWPRYIDPLLFAYREVPQSSTKFSPFELVYGHTVRGPLSLLRELWENEDNAIEDSTRTTYEYVVDMRERLQDTCRLAQEELERARDKYQCYYDKNACKREINEGDKVLLLLPTSNNKLLVQWQGPFEVVKKVNRYNFVLNINGVERKYHINMLKLYYDRISEGNNVKGKFVEAEGSGDLKSGAVLFTDDQEGDDLACVAVISEDSDEYEVTVVPSDIQSEDVSNVKINQELSEDKKEEVARILQEYKNVFTDVPGRTNVIEHVINLSSKGPVRCRPYPVPYALQQDIDREIERMLKLRVIECSNSPYATPLIVVKKKDGSNRMCLDFRKINKLTVFDSEPMPDQNLIMTRVSKSRYFTKIDLSKGYWQIPLEKESREVTAFQTNRGLLQFTTMPFGLVNAGATFNRMMRKLFNGVKNVELFVDDILIHSQGWEEHKETLRLVLDILRKAFLTAKPSKTEIGYFSVEYLGSKIGNGISRTAEDKVDASNVGLGAILMQYVDGERWPVQYASRKLKGAEQNYSVIEKECLAVVWAVKKFYQYLYGKAFVIESDHQPLKYLNSAGHINSRLMRWAMYLQQFEYTIHNIPGKENVGPDCLSRL; from the exons ATGAgtactttaaaagaaattgttagtttggggaaggaaatgggttacgaaggtgataatttaagggattttgttgaaaaggaaagacttaTTCGAGAGCGGGCActagaaagggaaagggaaatggagagagaagaaagggaaagagagagagaagaaagggaaagagagagagaagaaagggcagtagaaagggaaatacgaaagcagcaattagaagtcgaacgattaaagttacagatgcagggaaatgaaaaagattctagtttgtgtaaaccctcgctacctaaactgcctgtttttaatgatataactgatagtattgacgcctatattttaagatttgaacgtttagccgttagtgctggctggagcaaagacatttgggctgttagtttagcatcattattacaagggaaagctttggaaacttaccagcacctttcacctgttgaagctaaagatttcgatagtgttaaagaggcattattacgttgttttcagtgtacttcggaaggatatagattgagatttcgtaactgtaaattctttaagaacgagaccgctcagcaatttgggaatagattgaaaaataaccttaagaggtgggtggaattagcagattgtgaagaaacatttgatgacttgtttgatttaattttaatagaacaatttttaaatgcttgtgacaaagatatggttgtattcttgaaggaacatgaaatgaaaacatttgatcaaGTTGTAAAATATGCCGAGATGTATATGGAGGCCCATTTAAATTATGGCAAAAAGAGTTTAAGTGGTGGTCATGAAAAGCACGGTGCCTCTGCAAGTAAAGTTACCACTGGGGATAGTAAATGGCAAACGGATGCCGATAGTGATAGGAAGGTTACGGCAAGAAATTGTTACGTATGTGGTCGTGGTAATCACCTTGCTAAAGATTGTTTTGAAAGGTTTGGGGGTCCAAAACGTAAAGGTGCGAGTAAGGGTGCGACAGAGAAAGCAGCTGTGGTTGGTCACGGGGGCAAGTTAATGGTGGATAAAGGTACAGTGGAAGGAGTAGACGTTAATGTATTTCGTGATCCCGGTTGTACCACGGTGTTAGTTAAGAGGGCTTTAGTGCCGAAACACAAGTTTACTGGTAAGTATGTTGACCTTAAAATGGCTAATAACCAAGTTTTTAGATATCCTGAGGCTATTGTTGATGTTGTCTCGCCATATTTCACGGGCGAAACCTTAGCTGCCTGCATGCCTGATCCTATTTATGATTTAGTGATTGGGGCTATTGATGGTTCGACTGACGGGTTGAGTACGGAGGTTAGTGCTGTTACTACCCGACTGCAGAAtcaaatgcaagagaaaaagttaaagggaccgtcaaagcttaaggtcaaagaagttataaatttaatgcagaatgagaatatagggaaattacaggctgaagatgggactctaaaaaaggtttttgagcatgcgaagtcaaatagggtctttgtgaagaatgagaataaatctcattgcttcgtagttaagaaaggtatattatattgtagagtgcaaaatgaaggcattattaatgatcagttagttgttcctgataaatttcgtcatgcagtaatagaattggctcacgattccttaatgagtggacatttaggaatacagaaaaccacagcacgtatacaaagtaatttttattggccAGGTATGTCGGTGCAGATAACAAGATTTTGCAGGTCGTGTGACGCTTGTCAACGCACGGTTGACAAGGGAAGAGTTAAAAAGGTGAAGTTGGGAAGAATGCCCCTGATTCAAGAACCCTTTCAGCGTGTTGCGGTGGACATAGTGGGTCCGATTGAACCCCGTGCCAGCGACGGATCAAGATATATTCTCACCATTGTTGACTATGCTACACGTTATCCTGAGGCAGTAGCTCTGAGGAATATAGATTCAGTTACTGTAGCTGAGGCTTTGCTGTCGGTATTCAGTCgagtgggaattccaaaggaggtgttatctgacaggggaacacagttcacctctgaagtaatgcgtgaatttaatcgcttgttatctattaagagtattactactaccccatatcatgctatgtgcaatggtttagtagaaaagtttaatggagtgttgaagaaaatgctcagacgtatgtgtacagaacaaccaaagatgtggcctaggtacattgatcctttattatttgcatatcgtgaagttccgcagtctagtaccaaattctctccgtttgagttagtatatggtcatactgtgaggggaccacttagtttattgagggagctgtgggaaaatgaagataatgcaattgaggatagcacgaggaccacatacgagtatgtagtagacatgagagaaaggttacaggatacatgtaggctggctcaagaagagttagagagggctagagataagtatcagtgttactatgataaaaatgcttgtaaaagggaaataaatgaaggggacaaggtcctgttgctgttgcccacaagtaacaataagcttctagtgcagtggcaaggtccatttgaagtggtaaagaaagttaataggtataattttgttcttaatattaatgGGGTTGAGCGCAAATACCACATTAACATGCTTAAGTTATATTATGATAGGATAAGTGAAGGCAATAACGTGAAGGGTAAGTTTGTTGAGGCAGAGGGCAGTGGGGATCTCAAATCTGGAGCTGTACTTTTCACAGATGATCAGGAGGGTGATGATCTTGCATGTGTGGCAGTGATTAGTGAGGATAGTGATGAATATGAGGTAACAGTTGTGCCAAGTGATATTCAGAGTGAAGATGtgtctaatgttaaaattaatcaggagttatctgaagataaaaaggaggaggtagctagaatattacaagaatacaagaatgtgtttactgatgtaccaggtagaactaatgtgattgaacatgtgataaacctgtctagtaagggtcctgtaaggtgtagaccatatcctgtaccttatgctctgcagcaagatatagatagggagattgaaagaatgctcaaattacgagttatcgagtgctcaaattctccttatgctacacctttgatagtggtaaagaaaaaagatggcagtaatcggatgtgcttagattttaggaagataaacaagcttacggtatttgattcggaacccatgccagatcagaacttaattatgactcgcgtaagtaagagcaggtattttacgaaaattgacctctctaaaggatattggcaaataccTTTAGAAAAAGAGAGTAGAGAAGTAACCGCTTTTCAAACTAATAGAGGACTCCTTCAGTTTACAACTATGCCATTTGGTTTGgtaaatgctggtgctacttttaaccgtatgatgaggaaattatttaatggtgtgaaaaatgtagagctgtttgttgatgatattttgattcattcacaggggtgggaagagcacaaggaaactttgcggctggtactggatattttaagaaaagcatttctcacagctaagccgtccaaaacggaaattggttatttttcagttgagtatttgggcagtaagatcggtaacggtatatctcggacagctgaggacaaa gtagatgcatcaaatgtgggtttaggggcaatccttatgcaatatgttgatggcgaacgttggccagtgcaatatgctagcaggaaactcaaaggtgcagagcagaattactctgtaatcgagaaggaatgcctcgcagtagtgtgggctgtaaagaagttttaccaatatctatacgggaaggcattcgtcatagaatctgatcaccaacctttgaagtacttaaactctgctggtcacattaacagtagactaatgcgctgggccatgtatttacaacagtttgaatataccatacataatattcctggtaaagaaaatgttggtccagactgcttgagtaggttgtaa